The sequence GGCATTCTGCTGTGGTTGATATTTTTTTATCTGTGCTAGCAGCCAGTTATCAATAGGCATACCAAAAATTGCGTATTGCAGCCAGTTGGTAATAGCTGCCTGCTGACGTGCATAAGGTGCAGTTTCACCTTTACTAGCGCCATATTCTCCTAAAGGCTTTAACAGTAACCTGGCGAGCTCCGCTATCTTATCTTTGCTATAATCATAACGGTTAAGATAATCAATAATGCCGTTAGCAAGCTCCCGGGTCGGTATCGCCTTATCCTCTTGATTAATTATCTTTTCTTTAATTAACAGCGAACGCAACAGTCGATTTTGTTCATCATGGGCAAGCTTATCAAATTCTTCAATAGCTATTGATAGTGGTGGGTTAATAAATTGGTTAATTAAATTGAGGGTGTCATTTTTGTGCTGAGCTTCATTTTTATTTGACAATATAGTTATTGGTTTTTCTTGTTGGTTATGTATTTGCTCTTGTGGATTTACGTTGTTATTCGCTGGAACTTTATTCAAGATATTTTCGAGATTTTTTTTATCATTCTGGGAAAAATCTAATATTGATGTCATCCATGTCGTAGAGTAAGGAGAGTGAGTTATTGCTGGCATTAGGGATCCTATATTTACGTTTAAAAAATTAATTATATTGAAAACAAAATGTTAAAAAAATAAAAATTGTTTGTGTTTGTCAGTTAAAGTAATAATATTATTGATAAATTGTTTGGCGTGGCTGTTTAACTCCGTTAGAACAGCGTTGAAGACAATGACATTCTAGAAATTATACGTGAACGACTAAAGAACCCAGCTAAACGCGTCCGGCTAAACCTTGATGAAATTTAGTATAGAATTCAATCAACGCGCATTAAAAAAAAGGGTAAAAGCTGGATAAAAATATTCGTGAGCAGTTTAAAAGAAGTTAAAAATTTACAAGATAATCTCTATATCGAATCAGCAAGATTGCATGGTGAATTAGCAGGATGCTTTAAAATAAAACTACGTTTATCGGACTACATTATAGCCTACTAGGTGATAGAAGAAATTGTGATATGGGTAATAGCAAGTGCTAAAACGAAAAAATCAATAGCTCACAAGTCAGCTACGGGTCATATAACGCGATGAACTAAGATTTTGTTATTTAATTGTTTTATCTGTTTTTTTGTTGGTTTTCCTGGTTTAAAGAAATGTTTTGAGAAACTAGACTATTTTTCAGCCGCGCAGATAAAATAGGCATGGCTCGGGATAAAAATTACCGATAGAATGATAAAGATTCATTCAAAAAAATAAGCTGTTGTTTGAAATTAAATAATTTTGCTAAAACCCGCCTCGTGCGGGTTTTTCTTTTACAGGTACTGATATGGCGCGATTGAACAATTTAAATGGCAAACACAAATTCAACATCAACCGGCGGGAGAATTTTCACATCGGATCAAAAAGTCGAATTTGGCGATGGTTACAGTCAGGTTGCTGCTGGTGGCATTAATCCAGAAACACAAGCAGGGTCATTTTTATATTTAGGCAACAAAGCTCAAGTAACGCCTATATTTTAGCCGCCGCCATATATTAAAATCATTTATTTGCCCACTGCCATTTAGTTTTTTAATGGTCAACGATGATATCGCGTGCAGCCATTATTAAAAAATAGCATGTTAATTAATGACTACTTAATGCAATAGAAACAGATAGGTGGTTTAAAGTCTCACGGTTGGATAAGTGAGACATTTAGCTGATATTAATATTTTTATTCTGCATACTTTGGTATGCATGTCGTTATTTTATGAAGATTAGTAACGCAGATGTCTTTATTGTAAAGAGGTATTTATCATGATAACTAGCGTCCATCAATACTTAAATCTTGCTGGTTGGTTATCACCCATTTCTTTAAGTATGATATTTGTGTATTCAACAATAGGCCCTCTGTCATGTTCATTATCTTTATCAGGCAGCATTGTTAAAGCATGCACAATTTCATGCATAAATGAACGAAGCAAGCTAAAAGGCACGCGACTGCCATCTTCTATTTGGTATGTATCATAAGGATCTGGCTTTTCGAGAGGATCCATATTTAAGGAAATAATTTTTTTACCATCAGCAGCGGCTATCTGTTCGGCTGTGATAGTAGTACCAAACTCCTCATCTGCGGCTAATATCCATCCACCTTCATGGAGGATTTGGTCATAACCATAATTGAATAATCGTCTGAATGTTGAACTTTTGTCATAGGCAAACTCCATGATATTGGATAGAGCCTGTTCGCATTTTTTTGCTGCTTTTGATTTAGGGCTTTATCAGGGTCATATCTTCCGGCACCAGGAATAAATAGAGATTTTATTTCGGCAGCTGCATGTAATCGTTCGTTATTTGTTGCCAGTTTATCATGTTCAACTCTCATTAGTGATGGGTTGATAGATTGCATATTTAAGTCTGAATATTGTTTAGCTAACATCTCATCAATATTAGTTTTTATAGCTGCATTATCATTTAAGATAGTAGCAGGATAATGGCAGGCAGGATTAATTTTATGCATAATGAATATCCCCTTGGTTTGATAACTGAGAAGAATGAGTTTGTGATTTTAAATGTTAAATTTTATATGAAAAAAATAATTATTTGCATATTGGATTTTAACAATTATAAAACTAAATGAATGTTTTATATTATTTGAATGGGAAACATATTAAAGAATAAGAAAAGAGGGTTTGTGATCTGGTAAGACTGCGCATTGAGAAGGAATACTTGTGTGCTATGTTATTAAAAGCAATTATTCAAAATACTTTAACTTTACCCCGTGTAAGGAAACTATCCCGTTCGTTCTTTCACTCAATATATTAAGTAGGATAATTTACCATCTCGATAATTTTTTTATAGCAATTTTAGGTGCCTTATTAAGATGTCTAATCACTTTAAATGGCTGTATTTTTTGTGTTCCATCTAGGAATAACAAAAATGCTGAGAACAATATTTTCAAGTGCGGCAACTTTTACTTAAAAAAATATTTTTGCTATTATTTTTTTTGACATTAATCAGCTATTACTCCAATTAATTTATATTACGCTGAGTTGAAATCTTAACTTAAATATTAATCAGTAACTTTAACTTTTCACATTTAAACATGGACACACGCCTGAAGGGTTGAATATGCCCATGGCTGAAACACACTTCCGGGCGATAACTTATCTTTTCGCTTTCCTGATCATGATTTTATATAACCATTATGTCTAATTTAAGGATTAACTATAATAGATCAGGGATCAATTAATAAGCAGACAGAACTCAAAAACAGTTATTTAAAAGAAGTAAAATTACAGCTTCAACTTGATACGCAACGGAACTCGCAACTTAATTATATGAAAGCCAAGTTGATTGACGATTTGCAAAATGGCATAAAGCAGTTGCTCATCAAAGCGGTGTGTGCAAAGTCCGATAGTATTATTGGCATCACCCTTAGCACGGATAACGCAAGAACTGCTAAACAGGTGTCTGACGCTGAAGAAAATTATCGCTATATTAAGCTGTGAATTGAACCTCAGGACCTTTTTTGGCAGTTAGAAAAAAACAAAGAGGTTTATTGATAAAAACAAATACATTATCTAAAAATTATTTTTTGCTTATGAACAGCTATAGATAATTTTGTAACCAAAAATAAACCTACAATTAAGTAGGTTTATTGATATCTCATTTAACAATCTATTTAAAATATAAACTATTTCATTTGTGCTGGCATGCTTCTTTATTAGGTGCGGGTTCGCAATGGGTAGCGCCTGTTGCGAGATAATAACAGAGATCACCATTATTATTTATCCAGCAAAGCGGGGTTGTTGGGCTCCCGGTACTGACTGGATGTGCTCCTGTTGCTTCGGAATTTGTACCAGCTAGCGAATGATTATTAAATGTTAAAATTGCAATAACGATAAATAAATTAAATAATGCTTTCATAATTTTATCCTAAAAAATTTAAGAAAGGTTATTTTTTATCTAACACTATGATTTCTATGATAACATCATGTGTGCTCATGGCGCTATATTAATTTCATCTGCAGGCTGATATTGTGAATTAGATGCTTGCGTTTTGCTAGCTTCTTGATGAGTGTCTTTATCATTACTGGCTTCTTCTGTATTCGCTGTTTGATTATCAACATGCGCCGTAGCCGGTAGCGTGCTGAATGCAAAAACAGATAAAATAGTCATTAGTTTAAAAAAGGTTTTCATAAGTTGTCCTTGTTATTGATGAAAAAGCTATTAAACAATAGACGATATTAACAACTTTGCAACAAAAAGTGGTTAAGGTAATAAATATTCACTATATATTAATTACATCAAATGGTTAGCTTTAAATGGCGCAGCTACATTGGGTGACAATGGGATAAAATAAAGGACAAATATTATGTCACCGATCTGGGTGAGGCAAGATCCTCCCAATTGACGTTTGAAGTTGAGCAAAATTGTTTCCATTGCTATTAATTAAACAAAAACTCTTAATTTACATCAGATTAACAACATCACATATGAATGGTTTTTTTATAAGGAAATGAAAATGGCGCTCACAGAAGAACAAGAAGCATTTTGTCGTATATGGTTAATCAATTTTAATGGCATAAAAGCCGCTAGCAGACTTGGTTACAAAAAAATCAAAAAATAGCCTTTGAAACTTCATATTCAAAAAACGTATTCAAATTGTAATGGCAGGGTAAACTAACTGCTGAAGATTGATAAAGTGCCTGCTATTTTTTATCAGTAATATATCGATCTCTGGCTTGTTTTTTAAAATTGTCTAACTTCTTTATCAGGATTTCACTTTACTAATTCACGCTGTTTATCACAACCAAATATTCGGCAACATAATTTTTTTATCACTTAACCTAGGTTCTACTCTTTATACCTTTTTTATCCATATATTTTAAACCTGCTGGGGCTTAATATAAGTTGCCGTTAGGTAACAGTGACCAACTAATACAGTCAACGAGCTGGTTTTGTTATTAAAAAAGACAATTGTCTGTGTGATAAAGCTATCTATTGTTTTGTTGGATGAGTTAATATTCATCTAAAGATAAAATGGCTAATCCAAAGCTCCACTCTAAACACGTGGAGCTTTATTTTTTTACTCTTTAGGACTCCAAGTGCCAGTTACAGGATCACATACAACTCCGCTACTAGCATTGGTTGGGCAGCAATTACCATTAGGTTTATCTAATGGACATTCAATTTTTGTATTTATTGCAGAAACATTTGGTGGTTTTCTTTGTCCTTCAACTTTATCACTTGCGTAGGATAAACAATTGGCTGTCAGAATAAATAGAATAAAAAGTGTTTCGAAAAATTTGTTCATTATATTTCCTCATTATAATTTTTGATAAAGATAACTATAATCTTTTATAAAATTAGTATGATGTTTTAATTATGCAAAATTTTTTATTAGAGATATTTCATTAAGGTTGTCATAGAAAATAAAAATGAAATTATTTGGTAGCGAGCCAATAAAAAGCGAAAGTATGGCATCGACATGATACGTAAAGAATAAAATATAAAACAATATTAAGGTTTATCTATCGTTGTGAATAATTTTTCATCTCTTTTCTATATATTCTATTTGGTAACGTCATTATTTTATAATTAATTACTTTTATTATGTCATTTCTGGATTAATAAAATTCATCAAATTTAATAATCTTTCTCTCCGTTACTTGATTAAAACAGCGCTATTCTGGCAAAAATCGCAAAATACAAAGTAAAACGCGGATATTAGTTTACAAAGCAAAATAAATATTAGTTGCATCGCGAAATAACAGAATTTTATTTGAGCATCACATTAATCCTTTAACAAACTAAAGAGCAAAACATGAATAACCAATTTACCAGTCAGTCTGGCAATTTTGTCAGTGCCATGCAAACGGGTGTTGATCCGCGCACCGGACAGTTTCAAGTCAATTTCCCCCTCGCCCAGTTTACGGCCAATCGGTTACTGGGTCCTGAGTTATCTTTGTCATTAAGTTATTCGGCACTGGCGAGCGATAACTGGGGATTTGGTCAAGGGTTTTCCTTAGGCTTAACCCAATATGATAATCGCAGCCAGCTGTTGTCGCTAAGTAGTGGGGAAAAATATCGCATAGCGGCGGGCAGTGATGTTGTTCGTCATCAAAAACTAAAAAATGTTCGCTTTGTGTTTACCAATGGCCATGATGATAGTCAAGGTTATCAGGTGATTTGGAAGGAAGGCAAAATAGAGTACCTAACCTTAGTGGGACGTGGCTTCTTTGTTGTTAGCCAGATAGTTTCGCCCTTAGGTCATGCAGTAACGTTGAAGTGGGATTTTAATGGTCAGGTGCCTTTATTAAGGCGTATTCAGGATGCGTATGGTGAGTTATGCACGATAGATTATCGCGATAACGGTGCGAGTGTGACGGTTTGGCCACAGACGACGGCGCGTTATCAACTGGATTTTGTGCTCACCAATAGTCGCTGGTTAGATAATGTGATGCGCCGCAGTCAGAGCGGGCCGGCTTTAAGCTGGCAGATGTATTATAGTCAGGCGGGCCAGCGGCAAGAATATCGC is a genomic window of Arsenophonus apicola containing:
- a CDS encoding phage tail protein, whose protein sequence is MANTNSTSTGGRIFTSDQKVEFGDGYSQVAAGGINPETQAGSFLYLGNKAQVTPIF
- a CDS encoding PipA/GogA/GtgA family type III secretion system effector, giving the protein MEFAYDKSSTFRRLFNYGYDQILHEGGWILAADEEFGTTITAEQIAAADGKKIISLNMDPLEKPDPYDTYQIEDGSRVPFSLLRSFMHEIVHALTMLPDKDNEHDRGPIVEYTNIILKEMGDNQPARFKY
- a CDS encoding terminase small subunit; translation: MALTEEQEAFCRIWLINFNGIKAASRLGYKKIKK